Proteins found in one Clostridium butyricum genomic segment:
- the rbsB gene encoding ribose ABC transporter substrate-binding protein RbsB, with protein sequence MKKVFKFLSVGLIAGIMTGTFAGCGSAGGNTNKIGMVISTLDNPFFVNLKAGAEDKAKELGYELIVVDSQNDSSKELSNVEDLLQKGVSALIINPVDSDAAKSSVIKANSEEVPVITVDRQANGGEVKTHIASDNIKGGEMAAEYIKEKLGGAGIIAELQGTPGASATRDRGTGFHNIVDADSNLNVVSSQPADFDRQKGLTVTENMIQSNHNIQAIFAHNDEMALGAVKALNSGGLKDCIVVGFDGGEDAINAVDSGELSATIAQQPDLMGGMAVESAKKINSGESVEKEISAELKLYTGK encoded by the coding sequence ATGAAAAAAGTATTTAAATTTTTATCAGTAGGGTTGATTGCAGGGATAATGACAGGAACATTTGCAGGATGTGGTTCAGCCGGAGGCAATACAAATAAAATTGGTATGGTTATTTCTACATTAGATAATCCATTTTTCGTAAATTTAAAAGCCGGTGCAGAAGATAAAGCTAAGGAGCTTGGATATGAATTAATAGTTGTAGACTCACAAAATGATTCATCTAAAGAATTATCAAATGTAGAAGATTTATTACAAAAGGGTGTAAGTGCTTTAATTATAAACCCTGTTGATAGTGATGCAGCTAAAAGTTCTGTTATTAAGGCTAACAGTGAAGAAGTTCCAGTAATAACGGTTGATAGACAGGCAAATGGAGGAGAAGTTAAAACTCATATAGCATCTGATAATATTAAAGGTGGAGAAATGGCAGCAGAATATATAAAAGAGAAACTTGGAGGAGCAGGAATTATAGCTGAACTTCAAGGTACACCAGGTGCTTCTGCAACACGTGATAGAGGAACAGGATTCCATAATATTGTTGATGCTGATAGCAATTTAAATGTAGTATCATCTCAACCAGCAGATTTTGATAGACAAAAGGGTCTTACTGTAACAGAAAATATGATTCAATCTAACCACAACATACAAGCAATATTCGCACATAATGATGAAATGGCTCTAGGCGCAGTTAAAGCATTAAATTCAGGTGGTCTTAAAGACTGCATCGTTGTTGGTTTTGATGGTGGAGAAGATGCAATAAATGCTGTTGACTCTGGTGAATTATCAGCAACAATTGCTCAACAGCCAGATTTAATGGGTGGTATGGCTGTAGAATCTGCTAAGAAGATAAATTCAGGAGAAAGTGTTGAAAAAGAAATAAGTGCAGAATTAAAACTATATACTGGAAAATAA
- the fsa gene encoding fructose-6-phosphate aldolase translates to MKFFLDTANVEYIKEVNEMGVICGVTTNPSLVAKEGRDFNEVIKEITEIVDGPISGEVVSEDAEGMIKEGREIAAIHKNMIVKIPMTAEGLKATKVLSKEGIKTNVTLIFSATQALLAANAGATYVSPFLGRVDDISMVGMDLVRDIAEIFEIHGIETEIIAASVRNPIHVIDAAKAGADIATIPYELVMQMLKHPLTDQGLDKFKADWESAFGK, encoded by the coding sequence ATGAAATTTTTTTTAGATACAGCAAATGTTGAATATATTAAAGAAGTAAATGAAATGGGAGTAATCTGTGGAGTGACAACAAATCCATCTTTGGTTGCAAAAGAAGGAAGAGATTTTAATGAAGTTATTAAAGAAATAACAGAGATTGTTGATGGACCAATTAGTGGTGAAGTAGTAAGTGAAGATGCAGAAGGAATGATAAAAGAAGGAAGAGAAATTGCAGCTATTCATAAAAATATGATAGTAAAAATTCCAATGACAGCAGAAGGTCTTAAGGCTACAAAAGTTTTATCAAAAGAAGGAATAAAAACAAATGTAACATTAATATTCTCAGCAACTCAAGCCTTACTTGCAGCAAATGCAGGAGCAACTTATGTAAGTCCATTCCTTGGAAGAGTAGATGATATATCAATGGTAGGTATGGATTTAGTACGTGATATTGCAGAAATATTTGAAATTCATGGAATAGAAACAGAAATAATAGCAGCAAGTGTAAGAAATCCAATTCATGTAATTGATGCTGCAAAAGCTGGAGCAGATATTGCTACAATTCCATATGAATTAGTAATGCAAATGTTAAAGCATCCATTAACTGATCAAGGATTAGATAAATTCAAAGCAGATTGGGAATCAGCATTTGGAAAATAA
- the tkt gene encoding transketolase, with protein sequence MSRELDIKCINAIRVLSADAIQKANSGHPGLPLGSASMAFTLWSKMNHNGKNPEWDNRDRFILSAGHGSMLEYSLLHLFGYGISIEDIKNFRQTGSLTPGHPEYGHTKGVEITTGPLGQGICNAVGMAIAESYLANKFNKEKYDIVNHYTYSIVGDGCLMEGISGEASSLAGTLGLGKLIVLYDSNNISIEGSTDIAFREDVAKRYEAYNWQVIKVEDGNDLDAISNAIEEGKKELKRPTIIIVKNQIGFGCPAKQGKASAHGEPLGEENIRAMKENLGWKLEPAFYVPDEVYENMNEYINDGIEKENSWNELFKNYAVEYPELAKEYAEWMSGKIDKNALDSDDFWVVDEKPMATRQSSGNVINKLSKIIPNLIGGSADLAPSNKTHMNCRGDFSAEDRSGSNMHFGVREHAMAAIVNGMSAHGGLITYCATFFVFSDYMKGAMRLSSLMNLPVSYVLTHDSIGVGEDGPTHQPIEQLAALRSMPNMTVFRPADSKETVAAWYYAVTNGHTPTSLVLTRQNLPVYDGCPKRALKGGYIIKDSKKETPDVILIASGSEVELIYKAADELLEKGIEARVVSMPSFELFDAQDKEYKETVLPNKVRARIAVEALSSFGWHKYVGLDGEVISLDTFGASGNSETLFKKFGFTSKNIVEKAMEIVNN encoded by the coding sequence ATGAGTAGAGAGTTAGATATAAAATGTATTAATGCAATAAGAGTTTTATCAGCAGATGCTATACAAAAAGCGAATTCAGGTCATCCAGGATTACCACTTGGATCAGCTTCAATGGCATTTACTTTATGGTCAAAAATGAATCATAATGGAAAAAATCCAGAGTGGGATAACAGAGATAGATTCATTTTATCAGCAGGCCATGGTTCAATGCTTGAATATTCATTATTACATTTATTTGGATATGGAATAAGTATTGAAGACATAAAGAATTTTAGACAGACAGGTAGTTTAACACCTGGTCATCCAGAGTATGGCCATACAAAAGGTGTTGAAATAACAACAGGACCACTTGGACAAGGAATATGTAATGCAGTAGGGATGGCTATTGCAGAATCATATCTTGCAAATAAGTTCAATAAAGAAAAATATGATATAGTTAATCACTATACATATTCAATTGTTGGTGATGGATGCCTTATGGAAGGTATTTCAGGAGAAGCTTCATCACTTGCAGGAACATTAGGACTTGGAAAATTAATAGTTTTATATGATTCAAATAACATTTCAATTGAAGGTAGTACTGATATTGCTTTTAGGGAAGATGTTGCTAAAAGATATGAAGCATATAATTGGCAGGTGATAAAAGTTGAAGATGGAAATGATCTTGATGCTATTTCAAATGCTATTGAAGAAGGTAAAAAGGAATTAAAAAGACCAACAATTATTATAGTTAAAAATCAAATTGGTTTTGGATGTCCTGCAAAACAAGGTAAAGCTTCAGCACATGGGGAACCACTAGGTGAAGAGAACATAAGAGCAATGAAAGAAAACTTAGGATGGAAGCTAGAACCAGCATTTTATGTACCAGATGAAGTTTATGAAAATATGAACGAGTATATCAATGATGGTATAGAAAAAGAAAATAGTTGGAATGAATTATTTAAAAACTATGCTGTTGAATATCCAGAATTAGCAAAAGAATATGCTGAATGGATGAGTGGTAAAATTGATAAAAATGCATTAGACAGTGATGATTTTTGGGTTGTAGATGAAAAACCTATGGCAACAAGACAGTCATCAGGAAATGTTATAAATAAATTATCCAAGATAATACCAAATTTAATTGGAGGTTCGGCAGATTTAGCGCCTTCAAATAAGACACATATGAATTGTAGAGGAGATTTTTCAGCAGAAGATAGAAGTGGATCAAACATGCATTTTGGAGTTAGAGAACATGCAATGGCTGCAATTGTAAATGGTATGAGTGCCCATGGTGGATTAATAACATATTGTGCAACATTCTTTGTATTTAGTGATTATATGAAGGGTGCAATGAGATTATCTTCACTTATGAATCTTCCAGTATCATATGTGTTAACACATGATAGTATTGGTGTAGGGGAAGATGGACCTACACATCAGCCTATAGAACAATTGGCAGCTCTTAGAAGTATGCCAAATATGACTGTGTTCAGACCAGCAGATTCAAAAGAAACTGTAGCGGCATGGTATTATGCAGTAACAAATGGACACACACCAACAAGCTTAGTATTAACAAGACAAAATTTACCTGTATATGATGGTTGTCCAAAGAGAGCTTTAAAGGGTGGGTATATAATTAAAGATTCTAAAAAAGAAACACCAGATGTAATTCTTATAGCATCAGGTTCTGAAGTTGAATTAATATATAAGGCAGCTGATGAACTTTTAGAAAAAGGAATAGAAGCAAGAGTTGTAAGCATGCCTTCATTTGAGTTATTTGATGCTCAAGATAAGGAATATAAGGAAACAGTTCTTCCAAATAAAGTGCGAGCAAGAATTGCAGTTGAAGCATTATCATCATTCGGATGGCATAAATATGTAGGTTTAGATGGTGAGGTAATCTCATTAGATACTTTTGGAGCATCTGGTAATTCAGAAACATTATTTAAGAAATTTGGTTTTACTTCTAAAAATATTGTTGAAA